One region of Pseudoalteromonas galatheae genomic DNA includes:
- a CDS encoding Hcp family type VI secretion system effector, with translation MAIPAYMWLKDDQGNDVKGSVTVAEREGSIEILHFDHELRIPTDNDTGELTGTRKHEPFVITKAVDAATPYMYKACSNGQTLKQLELKWYRIDDTGTEREYFRHTLEDVKITSITPTMHNVKDLDKERYPHLETVHMRYKRITWTYLDGNIEFSDSWTEGR, from the coding sequence ATGGCAATTCCAGCGTATATGTGGTTAAAGGACGACCAAGGTAACGACGTTAAAGGTTCAGTAACTGTAGCTGAGCGTGAAGGTTCAATTGAGATTTTGCATTTCGATCACGAATTGCGTATCCCAACTGATAACGACACGGGCGAGCTAACAGGTACTCGTAAGCACGAGCCTTTTGTTATCACAAAAGCTGTGGATGCTGCTACTCCGTACATGTACAAAGCGTGTTCAAACGGTCAAACATTAAAGCAACTTGAGCTTAAATGGTACCGTATTGATGACACGGGTACTGAGCGTGAGTACTTCCGCCATACGCTTGAAGACGTGAAAATCACTTCAATCACGCCAACAATGCACAACGTTAAAGATTTGGATAAAGAGCGTTATCCTCACCTTGAAACAGTGCACATGCGCTACAAGCGCATCACTTGGACGTACCTAGACGGTAACATTGAGTTCTCTGACTCATGGACTGAAGGTCGTTAA